In Candidatus Binatia bacterium, one DNA window encodes the following:
- the fabF gene encoding beta-ketoacyl-ACP synthase II → MRTDRLERRRVAVTGLGLVSPLGCDVESCWEAVCQGRSGITRITRFDPSEHASQIAGEVKGFDADEFVGKKDRKKMDAFIQYGLGAATRAMEDSGLTIDDANAERVGVIVGVGIGGLQTIEETHLNYMQNGLKRLSPFFIPKLIGNLAPAQISMRFGAKGVNYAATSACTSGAHGVGEAFRAIRDGYLDAAIAGGAEAGVTPLGVGGFAVMRALSTRNDDPEGASRPFDHGRDGFVIGEGAGILILEEWEAACARGARIHAEMIGYGANADAYHITKPAPSGALRCMALCLEDAGLVPEDVDYINAHGTSTPVNDANETAAIRELFGAGADKLPVSSTKSMTGHLLGAAGGVEAVLTSLTIREGILPPTINQTTPDPDCDLDYVPNVARRAQPEIALSNSFGFGGTNATLAFRKVSSSE, encoded by the coding sequence ATGCGTACTGATCGACTCGAAAGGCGGCGAGTGGCCGTGACCGGCTTGGGTCTGGTAAGCCCCCTGGGTTGCGACGTGGAGTCCTGCTGGGAGGCGGTCTGCCAAGGGCGCTCCGGCATCACGCGCATCACCCGCTTCGACCCCTCGGAGCACGCCAGCCAGATCGCCGGCGAGGTCAAGGGTTTTGATGCAGATGAGTTCGTCGGCAAGAAAGACCGTAAAAAAATGGATGCCTTCATCCAGTACGGCCTGGGAGCGGCCACTCGCGCGATGGAGGACTCGGGTCTGACGATCGACGATGCCAACGCAGAACGCGTCGGCGTCATCGTGGGTGTCGGCATTGGAGGCCTCCAGACGATTGAGGAGACGCACCTCAACTATATGCAGAATGGCCTCAAGCGCCTGTCCCCGTTCTTTATTCCGAAACTGATCGGTAATTTGGCTCCGGCGCAGATCTCGATGCGATTTGGCGCCAAGGGAGTGAACTACGCTGCGACCAGTGCGTGCACCTCGGGTGCTCACGGGGTGGGTGAAGCGTTTCGGGCGATTCGGGATGGTTATCTCGATGCTGCCATCGCCGGAGGCGCCGAGGCAGGAGTGACCCCGTTGGGCGTCGGCGGCTTTGCGGTGATGCGCGCTCTCTCGACGCGGAACGACGACCCCGAGGGCGCGAGCCGTCCCTTTGACCACGGGCGGGATGGCTTCGTGATCGGGGAGGGCGCGGGGATCCTGATCCTTGAGGAGTGGGAGGCGGCCTGCGCCCGTGGTGCCCGTATCCATGCCGAGATGATCGGCTATGGTGCGAATGCGGACGCTTATCATATCACGAAACCAGCGCCTTCCGGTGCCCTTCGTTGCATGGCTCTCTGTTTGGAGGATGCTGGATTGGTGCCAGAGGATGTGGACTATATCAACGCACATGGGACATCGACTCCGGTGAACGATGCCAATGAAACGGCGGCAATTCGCGAGCTTTTCGGTGCCGGAGCCGACAAATTGCCAGTGAGTTCAACGAAGTCGATGACGGGCCATCTGTTGGGTGCGGCCGGGGGTGTGGAAGCCGTGCTGACTTCGCTGACAATTCGCGAGGGAATTCTGCCGCCGACGATCAATCAGACGACGCCAGATCCGGATTGTGATCTCGACTATGTGCCGAATGTGGCCCGGCGCGCACAACCAGAGATCGCGCTTTCCAACTCTTTTGGTTTCGGCGGTACAAACGCCACTCTTGCCTTCCGCAAAGTTTCGAGTTCCGAGTGA
- a CDS encoding ArsA-related P-loop ATPase: MSQTALFSRRLLFVVGKGGVGRTTVALSLALAAARVGKKVLLIELEGARSLERAFHALRDAPDSPPELERISLEVVDGQSSLEEYLALVVPVRRLLDTIFKSAIYQYFVAAAPGLKELMAIGKIWFEAERKERDGSGPDLVIVDAPATGHGIQYLSMPQAAAETFTVGLVHREAERVAGLLRNGSRTGAVLVTLPEEMPANEAVEMAAALEDIGMSLSLMVVNQYHEPPCEPPELAALEAGLLSGDVDPAIREDLMQTLDAARAEVEWAALNEAQVIRLEQQLGARMALLPYLFCEEFSSEQVGQVADNLTAELAVAPAPSREDS, encoded by the coding sequence GTGAGTCAGACGGCACTCTTCTCCCGTCGACTGTTATTCGTCGTCGGTAAGGGCGGCGTGGGGCGAACCACAGTCGCGCTCTCGCTCGCGCTTGCGGCCGCGCGCGTGGGCAAAAAAGTTCTTCTCATCGAACTCGAAGGCGCTCGCTCTCTGGAGCGTGCATTCCATGCGCTGCGTGATGCTCCAGACTCCCCTCCCGAGCTCGAACGTATTTCGCTCGAGGTGGTTGATGGCCAAAGCTCCCTGGAAGAATATCTGGCGCTCGTCGTTCCGGTAAGGCGACTGCTCGATACGATCTTCAAGAGCGCTATCTATCAATATTTCGTTGCCGCCGCGCCGGGGCTCAAGGAGTTGATGGCGATCGGCAAAATCTGGTTCGAAGCGGAGCGCAAGGAGCGGGATGGTTCGGGCCCCGACCTCGTGATCGTGGATGCCCCCGCGACCGGACATGGAATTCAGTATCTTTCGATGCCGCAGGCGGCAGCCGAGACTTTCACGGTGGGACTCGTGCATCGTGAGGCCGAGAGAGTCGCCGGCCTTCTGCGGAACGGTTCGCGCACGGGAGCAGTGCTGGTGACCTTGCCCGAGGAGATGCCGGCGAACGAAGCTGTGGAGATGGCGGCCGCGCTGGAGGATATCGGGATGTCGCTTTCCCTGATGGTCGTGAATCAGTACCACGAACCGCCATGCGAACCGCCGGAGCTTGCCGCATTGGAAGCAGGTCTTCTTTCTGGAGACGTGGATCCCGCGATCCGCGAGGACCTGATGCAAACTCTGGACGCGGCTCGTGCCGAGGTGGAATGGGCTGCTTTGAACGAGGCTCAGGTGATCCGTCTCGAGCAACAATTGGGTGCGCGCATGGCTCTCCTGCCCTATCTTTTCTGTGAGGAGTTTTCCTCGGAGCAGGTCGGGCAAGTGGCCGATAATCTCACGGCGGAGTTGGCAGTGGCGCCGGCGCCTTCTCGGGAGGATTCTTGA
- a CDS encoding ArsA-related P-loop ATPase, which produces MSTASGLDQLVENHRIIVCAGSGGVGKTTTAASIALRGALQGRRAIVLTIDPARRLADSLGVGPIGNTPGQVPPGVLGPSVSGSLAAMMLDQQGSWDELVARHSPRPEVEEKILANPFYQQLSKSFAGSQEYMAVEQLGALEASGEYDLIVVDTPPTQHALDFLDAPDKLLAFLDKQVVKWFLPGVTSGWTVFQSMNRSVRFVLDKIEDVTGVAVLSQVSEFFAGMGELFDGFEARVERVTALLRASETAFVLVAGPGEQVLGQAEYLQGRMAEKGMPLKGVVMNRVHELPGVTDRQRLFAGVEEALESMARKDGLPNPTALAGTITGTARDYVARARGDALRIELFRAGLPAELPVAQIPDLSKDIHDIHGLRSLHPYLFPDPAAA; this is translated from the coding sequence ATGAGCACAGCCTCCGGTCTCGATCAGTTGGTGGAAAACCATCGCATCATCGTGTGTGCAGGCTCGGGCGGTGTGGGCAAGACGACGACCGCCGCGAGTATCGCACTTCGGGGTGCTCTACAGGGCAGGCGGGCGATCGTTCTGACCATCGACCCTGCGCGTCGTCTTGCAGATTCGCTTGGTGTCGGCCCGATCGGGAATACCCCAGGTCAGGTGCCCCCCGGAGTTCTGGGTCCCTCGGTCTCGGGGTCTCTGGCGGCCATGATGCTGGACCAGCAGGGAAGTTGGGATGAACTCGTGGCTCGGCACTCGCCCCGCCCGGAAGTGGAAGAGAAGATTCTTGCGAATCCCTTCTACCAACAGCTTTCGAAGAGCTTTGCCGGGTCCCAGGAGTATATGGCTGTGGAACAGTTGGGGGCTCTCGAGGCGAGCGGTGAATACGATTTGATCGTGGTCGATACGCCGCCAACCCAGCATGCACTCGACTTTCTCGATGCGCCCGACAAATTGCTCGCATTTCTCGACAAGCAAGTGGTGAAGTGGTTTCTCCCGGGAGTCACTTCTGGATGGACGGTCTTCCAGTCGATGAATCGAAGTGTCCGGTTTGTGCTTGACAAGATCGAGGATGTGACTGGTGTGGCCGTGCTCTCGCAAGTGAGCGAGTTTTTCGCCGGCATGGGAGAACTCTTTGATGGATTCGAGGCTCGGGTGGAACGGGTCACGGCATTGCTGCGGGCCTCGGAAACAGCATTCGTATTGGTCGCTGGTCCCGGCGAGCAAGTCCTCGGGCAAGCCGAGTACCTTCAGGGCCGCATGGCCGAAAAAGGCATGCCGCTAAAAGGCGTCGTGATGAACCGAGTTCACGAACTCCCGGGGGTTACGGACAGACAGCGGCTGTTTGCCGGCGTCGAGGAGGCTCTCGAATCGATGGCCCGCAAGGATGGATTGCCCAATCCGACGGCGCTGGCCGGGACGATCACCGGGACCGCGCGGGATTATGTGGCCCGGGCCAGGGGGGATGCCTTGCGAATCGAATTGTTTCGCGCAGGCTTGCCGGCCGAATTACCTGTGGCGCAGATTCCTGATTTGTCGAAGGATATCCACGATATTCACGGTCTTCGCTCCCTGCATCCCTATCTCTTCCCGGACCCTGCTGCGGCTTGA
- a CDS encoding SDR family NAD(P)-dependent oxidoreductase — MTTGGRALVTGASRGIGRAVAIELSNRGFEVFAGVRRMEDGAALQRDCPALHPVLLDVTKLEDFEPPGGLRVLVNNAGADDEHLPLEHDSIDAWRRIFDTNVFGLAALTQAVIPELRRSGGGVIANITSVSLLAPVPFYALYRSSKAAVSALGESLRCELAPFGIRLLEVLPGPIDTDMLAASGKEPQATSFAAYRAAAELGHAGRGAVEELKTPAPEAASRIVDAILDERAPLKVGCDPLSEEMLKAWRAGTEEDYQRSYFPMFVPDF; from the coding sequence ATGACTACGGGCGGAAGGGCTTTGGTTACGGGGGCGAGTCGAGGCATTGGGCGCGCTGTGGCAATCGAACTTTCGAATCGAGGATTCGAGGTCTTTGCGGGCGTGCGACGGATGGAGGATGGCGCAGCGCTGCAGCGAGATTGTCCGGCCCTGCACCCTGTCTTGCTGGACGTGACCAAACTCGAGGATTTTGAACCGCCAGGGGGTTTACGTGTTCTCGTGAATAATGCGGGGGCCGATGATGAGCATCTTCCGCTCGAGCACGACTCGATCGACGCGTGGCGACGTATTTTCGATACAAACGTCTTTGGTCTGGCGGCATTGACGCAGGCCGTGATCCCGGAACTGCGCCGCAGCGGTGGCGGGGTGATCGCCAATATTACCTCCGTCTCCTTGCTCGCTCCGGTGCCCTTCTACGCATTATATCGCTCCAGCAAGGCTGCTGTATCGGCTCTTGGCGAGTCGTTGCGCTGCGAACTCGCACCCTTCGGGATTCGCTTGTTGGAGGTGCTCCCCGGTCCGATCGATACCGATATGCTGGCCGCGTCGGGAAAGGAGCCCCAAGCGACCTCTTTTGCTGCCTACAGGGCGGCAGCGGAGCTTGGGCACGCCGGACGTGGAGCCGTGGAGGAGTTGAAGACGCCGGCCCCGGAGGCGGCCAGCCGAATCGTCGATGCCATTCTCGATGAGAGAGCACCGCTGAAGGTTGGTTGCGATCCTCTCAGCGAAGAAATGCTGAAGGCCTGGCGGGCCGGCACGGAAGAGGATTATCAGCGCTCTTATTTCCCGATGTTCGTACCGGACTTCTAG
- a CDS encoding tetratricopeptide repeat protein, with protein sequence MLRAIGIALLIALVGSAVGWLFYWNGQETTLHLADGHHLVFPMALHILGAIALGASAVLAGLSLRSAGQALRRVGTKRRDRRHQEADQLRDEGTQRLWSGDIRGAAKVLGQAVRRRPDDLQAALALARSHEEREEWAAALEILEGIRAAHQGSEIRLLSRIGRLALRTGNSGAAIAAFREAVQEQPESPRLLAEFSNALATEGKYAEAATVAGKCLAQEREPSRQAAARALWLSLRYRAALKEPDAASALTQLRRMVKDAPEFLPPLLELARLLKEAGDRKGADRLYRGSLKKEVRGVLLERLLALHTANGEPEKALAPLRALLRGNRLAAPRLALARGLLAAEDYEAMSTELQELSLTATIDTETCLSPERDLLAAELASARELDREAATLFRRAAEGTHHPFSYECRACKRPAESWSDSCACGVWGELEWRVGTTELAEPAQ encoded by the coding sequence ATGTTACGCGCCATCGGAATCGCCCTGCTGATTGCCTTGGTTGGAAGCGCCGTGGGCTGGCTGTTCTATTGGAATGGACAGGAAACCACCCTCCACCTCGCTGATGGCCACCATTTGGTCTTTCCCATGGCCCTCCACATCCTCGGCGCGATCGCTCTGGGCGCGAGCGCGGTCCTCGCCGGTCTGTCGCTCCGCAGTGCCGGTCAAGCTCTCCGACGAGTGGGAACCAAGCGACGGGATCGGCGACATCAGGAGGCGGACCAACTCCGCGACGAAGGTACCCAACGATTGTGGTCGGGGGACATTCGCGGCGCAGCCAAAGTTCTCGGACAGGCCGTACGCCGACGCCCCGATGACCTGCAGGCGGCCCTCGCTCTTGCGCGATCCCACGAGGAACGCGAAGAATGGGCGGCGGCACTCGAAATCCTCGAGGGCATCCGGGCCGCGCATCAGGGCAGCGAGATTCGATTGCTCTCGCGCATCGGTCGACTCGCCCTGCGAACAGGAAATTCAGGTGCCGCGATCGCAGCTTTCCGTGAGGCCGTTCAGGAACAACCCGAAAGCCCTCGCCTGCTCGCCGAATTTTCGAATGCTCTGGCTACAGAAGGCAAGTATGCAGAAGCCGCTACCGTTGCCGGCAAATGCCTCGCACAGGAGCGTGAGCCCTCTCGTCAGGCCGCCGCTCGGGCCTTATGGCTCTCGCTGCGCTATCGGGCTGCCTTGAAAGAACCTGATGCCGCTTCGGCGCTGACCCAGTTGCGACGGATGGTCAAGGACGCGCCCGAGTTTCTGCCTCCTCTGCTGGAACTGGCGCGCCTCCTCAAGGAAGCCGGCGACCGCAAGGGCGCTGACCGCCTCTACCGAGGCTCTCTCAAAAAAGAAGTTCGCGGCGTGCTCCTCGAACGACTGCTGGCCCTCCACACAGCCAACGGTGAACCCGAAAAGGCACTCGCGCCCCTGCGCGCCCTGCTCCGCGGCAACAGACTTGCCGCCCCGCGTCTGGCCCTTGCGCGTGGACTCCTTGCCGCCGAGGACTACGAGGCGATGTCCACGGAACTTCAGGAGCTTTCGCTGACGGCAACGATCGACACCGAAACCTGCCTTTCGCCCGAAAGAGACCTTCTCGCAGCAGAGCTCGCCTCCGCGCGTGAACTCGACCGCGAGGCTGCGACACTTTTTCGACGGGCTGCAGAGGGCACCCACCACCCATTCTCTTACGAATGTCGCGCCTGTAAAAGACCCGCCGAGTCCTGGTCAGACAGCTGCGCTTGCGGAGTTTGGGGAGAACTCGAATGGCGTGTCGGCACCACCGAACTTGCCGAGCCCGCGCAATAG
- the rsfS gene encoding ribosome silencing factor, with amino-acid sequence MSSEETTEDLDTIWERILIASEAALEKKGIDPLVLDLREHSQMADYFLIVSGRSDTQARAIADSIGEALRHEGLYPISVEGTRTGHWILLDYGDFLVHVFYGPTRETYGLERLWARATERPLPPELLETRPTLPEGPRFNEI; translated from the coding sequence TTGAGTAGCGAAGAAACAACCGAAGACCTCGACACGATCTGGGAACGCATCCTCATCGCCAGCGAAGCGGCTCTCGAAAAGAAAGGGATCGACCCCCTGGTTCTGGACCTGCGTGAGCACAGCCAGATGGCCGACTACTTTCTGATCGTATCAGGTCGCTCCGACACTCAGGCCCGAGCAATCGCGGACAGCATCGGCGAGGCATTGCGCCACGAAGGTCTTTATCCGATCTCGGTTGAGGGCACGCGAACCGGGCACTGGATCTTGCTCGACTACGGCGATTTTCTGGTCCACGTCTTCTACGGCCCGACCCGAGAGACTTACGGCCTGGAGCGTCTCTGGGCTCGCGCGACGGAGCGCCCCCTGCCACCGGAGCTCCTCGAAACAAGACCGACTCTGCCCGAAGGCCCGCGGTTCAACGAGATCTGA
- the nadD gene encoding nicotinate (nicotinamide) nucleotide adenylyltransferase: MESRVGIYGGSFNPIHFGHLRCALEVRERARLTCVKLVPASNPPHKKAAGIAPAVHRLAMLEAAVAGEAGLQIDSLELERGGTSYTIDTLYELQKRYPDTRHALILGFDSFCDLPTWKDFRKILAEVDLVITSRPPDVVAQGQNEPAFEKLPVAVSREFCYQKDSRCYTHESGRKLEFIPVTPIDISASAIREAIAAGGSGRFLLPDPSLDYLEKQGLYRTPQPAGDTSLE; the protein is encoded by the coding sequence ATGGAGTCCCGCGTCGGCATATACGGTGGAAGCTTCAATCCGATTCATTTCGGGCACCTTCGCTGCGCGCTGGAAGTTCGCGAACGGGCTCGCCTCACCTGCGTGAAGCTGGTGCCCGCGAGTAACCCCCCTCACAAAAAAGCGGCCGGCATCGCACCGGCCGTTCATCGACTGGCCATGCTCGAGGCTGCTGTCGCAGGCGAAGCCGGGCTCCAGATCGATTCGCTCGAATTGGAGAGGGGCGGGACTTCCTACACGATCGATACCCTGTACGAGCTGCAGAAACGGTATCCGGATACTCGACATGCTCTGATTCTCGGATTCGACAGTTTTTGCGATCTGCCTACGTGGAAAGATTTCCGTAAAATCCTCGCGGAGGTCGATCTGGTGATCACATCGCGCCCCCCCGATGTCGTCGCGCAGGGACAAAATGAACCTGCCTTCGAAAAGCTTCCCGTGGCTGTAAGCCGGGAATTCTGCTATCAGAAAGACAGCCGGTGCTATACTCACGAAAGCGGACGGAAACTGGAATTTATCCCGGTGACGCCCATCGATATCTCAGCCTCAGCGATTCGCGAGGCGATTGCCGCGGGCGGATCCGGCAGGTTTCTTCTACCGGACCCCTCCCTCGACTACCTCGAAAAGCAGGGGCTCTACCGCACGCCCCAGCCTGCCGGAGACACCTCTCTTGAGTAG
- the proB gene encoding glutamate 5-kinase encodes MTIESQLEAKRPLVAGLQRVVVKIGSSLLTDPDGLRTTQIETLARELAAIHARGVAVTLVSSGAIAAGRSRLPIGEHPTIPERQAAAAVGQIHLMSAYEEVFSEYGIQVAQILLDADDLASRHRYMNAAHAVETLQQHKILPIVNENDTVSIDELKFGDNDHLSSMVASLVRADLLIILSDVGGMYTANPAREQDAERIPLIARIDAPLLARARGRGSSVATGGMESKLRAARKAATAGIPTIITDGRVTGALERAIDPTCDEGTLILPVGDRLGRREHWIAFSVKPRGSLHLDKGAVIAVSEEGRSLLPSGLTALEGRFEAGDCVSLFDPQGHEFARGLASYTSREMASILGKQSGEVEGILGYKMGSSIVHRNDLVLLNSLE; translated from the coding sequence ATGACGATTGAGTCTCAGCTAGAAGCCAAGCGCCCGCTGGTCGCAGGACTGCAGCGCGTCGTCGTCAAAATAGGCTCGTCCCTGCTTACCGACCCCGACGGACTTCGCACAACCCAGATCGAAACTCTGGCGCGGGAATTGGCGGCGATTCACGCACGCGGCGTAGCCGTCACCCTGGTCTCGTCCGGAGCCATCGCAGCGGGCCGCTCTCGTCTGCCCATCGGCGAGCACCCTACCATCCCCGAGCGACAAGCCGCGGCAGCGGTGGGCCAGATACACCTGATGAGTGCCTACGAGGAAGTTTTTTCCGAATACGGCATTCAGGTCGCACAGATCCTTCTGGACGCCGATGATCTCGCAAGCCGACATCGCTACATGAATGCGGCGCATGCAGTCGAAACCCTGCAGCAACACAAGATTCTGCCGATCGTGAACGAGAACGACACCGTTTCGATCGACGAATTGAAGTTTGGCGACAACGACCACCTGTCGTCGATGGTCGCCAGCCTTGTCCGAGCCGACCTCCTCATCATTCTCAGCGATGTCGGCGGTATGTATACGGCCAACCCGGCGCGAGAACAGGACGCAGAGCGGATTCCGCTCATCGCGCGGATCGATGCCCCGCTCCTCGCCCGCGCCAGAGGGCGCGGTTCCTCCGTCGCCACCGGCGGAATGGAATCCAAATTGCGTGCCGCACGCAAAGCCGCCACTGCAGGAATACCCACCATCATTACCGATGGTCGCGTGACCGGAGCTTTGGAGCGAGCCATCGACCCTACCTGCGATGAGGGGACTTTGATCCTGCCCGTCGGCGATCGACTGGGTCGACGGGAACATTGGATTGCCTTCTCGGTAAAGCCGCGGGGCAGCCTCCACCTCGACAAGGGCGCCGTCATCGCCGTCTCCGAGGAGGGGCGCAGTCTTCTCCCTTCCGGGTTGACCGCGCTTGAAGGGCGCTTTGAAGCCGGCGACTGCGTCAGCCTGTTCGATCCGCAGGGACACGAATTCGCACGCGGGCTGGCCTCTTACACCTCCAGGGAAATGGCTTCGATTCTGGGCAAGCAAAGCGGAGAGGTCGAGGGCATCCTCGGCTACAAGATGGGATCTTCCATCGTGCATCGCAACGACCTCGTGTTGCTGAACAGTCTCGAGTAG
- the obgE gene encoding GTPase ObgE: MKFVDEAEISVTAGSGGDGCVAFRREKFVPRGGPSGGDGGNGGHIFVEATTRLTTLLDFRYRPHIRADRGEHGRGKDQYGHGGEHQTIRVPVGTLVRDADTGETLADLKQDGQRVAVAKGGKGGLGNIHFRSSTRQAPRIATPGEPGEERRLALELRLLADVGVVGFPNAGKSSLVARLSAARPKIADYPFTTLQPHLGVVRIDEGASFVIADVPGIIEGAHKGVGLGTRFLRHLSRTGTLIHLVDLSCPDQRDPLVDIATIDEELANAEVSMAEKPRILVANKIDLPEARENFEALRSHLEDRGKELLAISTATGEGLSELVGRIAAELRRLQAEAEEPDDD, from the coding sequence ATGAAATTCGTCGATGAGGCGGAGATTTCCGTCACGGCCGGTTCCGGCGGAGACGGATGCGTGGCTTTTCGGCGGGAGAAATTTGTCCCGCGCGGCGGTCCCTCCGGAGGCGATGGCGGCAACGGCGGACATATTTTCGTCGAAGCAACCACGCGACTGACCACCCTGCTCGACTTCCGGTACCGCCCCCATATTCGCGCGGACCGCGGTGAGCACGGTCGGGGCAAGGACCAATACGGTCACGGCGGTGAACATCAGACCATCCGGGTCCCCGTCGGGACTCTGGTGCGTGATGCGGATACCGGCGAAACACTCGCCGACCTCAAGCAGGACGGACAAAGGGTCGCTGTAGCCAAAGGGGGCAAGGGAGGCCTGGGAAACATTCATTTCCGCTCCTCGACCCGACAGGCTCCACGGATCGCGACACCCGGAGAGCCGGGCGAAGAACGCCGATTGGCGCTGGAGCTTCGCCTGCTCGCCGATGTCGGTGTTGTCGGTTTCCCGAATGCGGGCAAATCCTCTCTCGTCGCACGACTTTCTGCTGCTCGGCCGAAAATCGCGGACTACCCCTTCACAACCCTGCAACCCCATCTCGGAGTTGTCCGGATCGACGAGGGCGCCTCTTTTGTCATCGCCGACGTGCCGGGTATTATTGAAGGTGCTCATAAGGGCGTCGGCCTTGGTACACGCTTCCTCAGACACCTTTCGCGAACCGGTACCCTGATTCATTTGGTCGATCTTTCCTGTCCTGACCAACGTGATCCTCTGGTCGACATCGCGACCATCGACGAGGAACTCGCAAACGCCGAGGTCTCGATGGCCGAAAAACCGAGGATTCTGGTAGCGAACAAGATCGATCTTCCCGAAGCCCGGGAGAACTTCGAGGCTCTCCGCAGCCATCTCGAAGATCGTGGAAAAGAGCTCCTTGCCATCTCCACCGCGACGGGAGAAGGTCTTTCCGAATTGGTTGGCCGGATCGCCGCGGAACTGCGGCGGCTGCAGGCCGAAGCGGAAGAGCCCGATGACGATTGA
- the rpmA gene encoding 50S ribosomal protein L27, whose translation MAHKKGQGSTRNGRDSNGQRRGVKLFAGQPARAGAIIVRQLGTRIHPGKNVGMGRDYTIFAKVDGTVHFERVGRDKKRVSILPAEG comes from the coding sequence ATGGCGCATAAAAAGGGACAGGGCAGCACACGCAACGGGCGTGACTCCAACGGACAACGTCGCGGCGTCAAGCTCTTCGCGGGTCAGCCGGCACGCGCGGGTGCGATCATCGTCCGCCAACTTGGCACCCGAATCCATCCGGGCAAGAACGTCGGCATGGGCCGGGACTACACCATTTTTGCGAAAGTCGATGGCACTGTCCACTTCGAGCGCGTCGGGCGCGACAAAAAACGCGTCAGCATTCTGCCTGCCGAAGGTTGA
- the rplU gene encoding 50S ribosomal protein L21, with product MAYAIIRTGGKQYKVEPGETIRVEKLPGEIGSDIEFPEVLLRSTDDGLSIGAPLVEDAKVAGKIVEQDKAKKILVFHKKRRKTFKKLNGHRQPYTAVRIDSVA from the coding sequence ATGGCTTACGCAATCATCCGCACTGGCGGCAAACAATACAAGGTCGAACCCGGAGAAACCATCCGTGTCGAAAAACTCCCGGGAGAGATCGGTTCGGACATCGAATTCCCCGAGGTTCTGCTGCGTTCCACCGATGATGGATTGTCGATCGGCGCTCCGCTCGTCGAAGACGCCAAGGTAGCCGGCAAGATCGTCGAACAGGACAAGGCCAAGAAAATCCTCGTCTTCCACAAGAAACGACGAAAAACCTTCAAGAAACTGAACGGCCACCGCCAGCCTTATACTGCGGTTCGCATCGACTCGGTCGCATAG
- a CDS encoding glutaredoxin family protein: MAKESSVLRAFFHLRVALRAMRAFGRKTAAAGERVPRVVLYGRQDCCLCDDALRELELAHASATFSLEKVDVDTDPALAEKYGHEVPVVEIEGRKAFKYEVSRRKFLQLLRRLS; this comes from the coding sequence ATGGCGAAAGAAAGTTCAGTTTTACGGGCTTTTTTTCATCTCCGGGTGGCGTTGAGAGCGATGCGAGCGTTTGGCAGAAAGACCGCAGCTGCGGGAGAGAGGGTCCCGCGGGTCGTTCTCTACGGGAGGCAGGACTGCTGCTTGTGTGACGACGCTCTTCGGGAGCTGGAGCTGGCCCACGCCTCGGCAACCTTTTCACTCGAAAAGGTCGACGTCGATACCGACCCTGCATTGGCCGAGAAGTACGGCCACGAGGTCCCCGTCGTGGAGATCGAGGGACGGAAGGCCTTCAAATACGAGGTTTCTCGGCGGAAGTTCCTGCAACTCCTGCGGCGTTTGTCATGA
- a CDS encoding YebC/PmpR family DNA-binding transcriptional regulator gives MSGHSKWSTIKHKKAAKDAKRGKIFTKLIREITVAARMGNSGDPNFNPRLRTAIGAAKSASMPADNIDRAIKKGTGDLEGATYEDVTYEGYGPGGVAILVNCLTDNRNRTVSSVRMTFNKNGGNMGESGCVNWMFHKKGLVMVEADSAEEERVMEVALEAGAEDVAAMGEGFEVTTEPEGFADVRDALETSGFSIVSAEVANVPENTQAIAGAEATKLLKLLDALEDDDDVQTVSANADIAEESLANA, from the coding sequence ATGTCGGGACATTCAAAGTGGAGTACAATCAAGCACAAGAAGGCTGCCAAGGACGCGAAGCGTGGCAAGATCTTCACCAAGCTGATTCGTGAAATCACGGTCGCTGCGCGGATGGGGAACAGCGGGGATCCGAACTTCAATCCTCGCCTGCGCACAGCAATTGGCGCCGCAAAGTCCGCCAGTATGCCGGCCGATAATATTGATCGGGCCATCAAGAAGGGTACGGGGGATCTCGAGGGCGCAACCTATGAGGACGTGACTTACGAAGGTTATGGCCCGGGTGGCGTCGCGATTCTGGTGAATTGCCTGACGGATAACCGCAATCGAACCGTCTCGTCTGTTCGCATGACCTTCAACAAAAATGGCGGCAATATGGGCGAATCGGGTTGTGTGAACTGGATGTTCCACAAAAAGGGTTTGGTCATGGTCGAGGCGGATTCCGCCGAGGAAGAGCGGGTCATGGAGGTGGCACTGGAGGCCGGAGCGGAAGATGTGGCCGCGATGGGCGAAGGGTTCGAGGTCACAACCGAACCCGAAGGATTCGCCGATGTTCGTGATGCTCTCGAGACCAGCGGATTTTCCATCGTCAGCGCGGAAGTGGCCAATGTGCCGGAGAATACGCAGGCGATCGCCGGCGCAGAGGCGACCAAGCTGCTCAAGCTTCTCGACGCGCTCGAAGACGATGACGATGTCCAAACGGTTTCGGCCAATGCGGATATCGCCGAGGAAAGTCTGGCGAATGCCTGA